TCCGCCGAAAACGAGACGGAGGAGGTTCCAGAAAGGACCGCGGGACTTGTCGGAGGCggcggaggaggaggaagagtcGTCGTCGGAGATGACGCAGTCGACGCGGACGACGACGTTTTCGACCTGAGGTACGAGGGAGTGGAAGCGACGAGAAACGACGCAGCAGCGGCCTAGGGCTTTGACGTCGCCGATCTTGTTGAAGACGAGGAGGAGGAGGGAGTCCGGGAGACGATCGAAGTGGTCGATTTGGGATGCATCGGGTTCCGGGAAGATCCGGCACGCTAGATCTGCGCGCTGAGAGGACATtgcagagagaaagagagagagagagagagagagagaggagagaaATTGAGGAAATGAAATTAGGTGATCCGATCGCAAGGGTTTTTTAATTTAGGGGTTCCTTTGAGTCAGATCTAAGAACGGCTTAAGCCTAAACAAGGATATGGAGAGATTGCAAGCCACTGCAAATGGTGGGTTGTTTCTGAAGACACATCCActgcttttgtttttgtcttttacatatatgataaagagagagaaagtgaaagatattattattatgcgCGTCGAGGAAAAAGCTCCATCAGTGCTTCTCTGTTATTACACTATAtatcttctcttttcttattaaCCACCTTctctaatttcattatttatttctccatctacccttttcttttattatctctatttcatattcattttttcaaatctaccaaattcttttatttttattaaattactaCATCATAATATAAGTGTTGTTAATCTGGTGAACGTGGTTCTAAGACACCCTGTTTCTATCTCATGAATCCGATCccttaattctattttattctGTCAGTCTCTACCaccaacaaatattaaaaataaaatttctccaAAGCTGAAACTGTTACCTTATTGATGCATTCAAATCATTACTGTAAGTTGGTCATTGTATTATTAGTATCCACTGTTTAAGGcttcattactttttttaatgatgtataaaacaaaagaaagttaATTAATGCAAATTAACCAGAAAGTGGgaaataagtgaaaaataaagtaCTGATATCAAAGGATGTTCCGTTTTCACACAAACGGTACagtaaagaaaaagtttattcTTTACAAGTGGTATCCCTTGAAACCTTTTAAAAATTGTTGAGAAATTCTTTCGATTTCTACTGCCTTTTGCACACACTAAGAACTTGGGCTTTCCATTCACACGACCAAAAAATTGAAGCATTGTATAAAAATTCTGGTTATGAACTCAATATACTAAATATTTGGGTATTTTTTTAGGCaaaatttgaagattttatcTAATACTTTCAAGATAAGTTGAAACTcgaatttgaattgaattagttaaaaaaagtaaaaataaaattttgatagaaataaaatttcagtCTAATTCACTTTGATTGAATCCGGTGAATTAGATTAGTTCGTTAtcttagttaatttttatttttatatttcgtttttaattatatttggagTTTAAGATAATTTgatattgtattatatatttttatttcaaattgaaaaattaacattattttagattaaaatttatttagatttaaattagaaaaaaaaaattaattaaaaaaaatgtcattaaataCATCAACTCTTCTAATTATCAATTTTCAAAGTTgaattacatacgaatttttttACTTACTAACAAACAAATTGAGTTAAATTGATTCATTAACTGATAGACCGAATCGAATTAAACTGAATTAAGTTATATCAAATAATCCGTTTTGTGACCATTAAATTTAAACGATGATAAACAACATTCTTatgagtatatatataattgatttgtaTGGTTATGAACTAAAACTTGTTATAAAGCATAAAAATGCATGTATTTTGTATCCGAATTAGGAATCATAAAGCATGTGCCTAACATTGTTCTCATAATTTAGATTTGGATCCAAGGAATCACTAACTAAACCAGAACACGCGCGCACGATGTGGCATGTGTGCATTCATGGCATATGCTTTCGGAACACTCTTTTATTAAGTTTCGCAAAACTAACACATGCTTTTAAAATATTCGTTTTTTGTTTCCATTTGAtcattaattgattatattgattcaaataaaattaagtattttagttttgattatcAATACCAATTCAAGGGATGGAGTTCAAACAAGTTAACCAATttaagagatttattatttttccctttcacaaaaattactattattcattttgtttttaaaatattttttaattactttacaatttttttatcagtagataaataataaaaatatcgtAATTTCGAGATAATCAAATCTCGTCAAGGTGAgggtaaattaaaataataaagaatccGATTTTATATTATCTGTTCTTATTGAAAAAGAGTATGACTCTTCTAAAATGATCTAAAAAGGTTTGTTATGGGTTTATaaaggaatataaaaaaaagatttcCTGATCTTAAGAAcagtatattaaaaaagttaaaataaagtaaatattttatgtgataagatatcatatttataaacaaaatatatgatatttaatttattacttttatatatgtGTCTTAATTATcagatttaataatttttaatatatcatgttcataattatatttattatgagaTAATATTTTATGGTGTATTATAGttgtattttctaaaaaaataatgcatatatattatgagatattatgaaaatattgattataattatatttatttattttatttttgtaaataagttaaGATGATGTTACATATGTAAAAGAAATGGACTAATAGGAGATAACTAATTCATGTTAATTTGTGTATCTATATCTTTAACATGAGAATAGATAGCAATATATTTATCTGCTATGATGAATGTGCAATGctgtaatataaatttatttttagtaaagttgttttattcattatttttgttacatAAATACATTATTAGTTTCATAGGCAAAACTTGTTATTATATTTGCAAAATCTCTATATAAAGAATCCAGGTAACCCAACTCAATCAAACCATAATAGTTTAACGCGGCCGATATGGATTTAAGATGGCCCAATAAAAAACAGCCCCATTTAATATGGCCCAATACAAAATAGCCCAtagtataaaacaaaaatgcagAGACTTAATCTTGCAAATGCAATTCCCAATCCGTAAATCCAtccaccaaaaataaaaaaacagaaacgGCACAATAACGCTTTGTGTTTTGGTTACTCCTCCTCCTCCCTCCGACAAGTCCCCCGGTCCGTTCTGGGACCTAACCGGCGTCGTCTTCAGCGGAATCGTGAAGCCCATCCAAACCCTCGAAATCATAAAACGCAGACAAGATAAAAGTGTTGGAGGCAAGCCTTACTGCAAGAAAGAATGCACAGTTCCTAATTCTCTCGTTACTTATTTACATTTGCGACGTGAGGGAAACGCTATCGAACCTGCATTTCGAAGAACTGAATTCACAACTCTTGGAAGAACACCGCCACCGAATGCCGCGAAAAAGAAGCCACCCGTTACTTCGAGTCCTACTCAGaatcatcaaattcaaattatgaTTTACGCGGCGTGAGTATTGGAAAGAAATTTAGGATCAGGGCTTggaatttttcatttattttctgcaattttttttcaccttttaaTTCATGTACTCTTCTTctctgtcattttattttgtttgaataaaattttcagtaattgcgtatttttaataaaataatattttttttgttaaaagtatataattttactttaagcCACTTACTGCTGTTGAGTAATCTATTAGCTGAGAAAATAGCATCGCATCCTGTGGGGGTAAGGCTTGCCTGATCGGAACTCTACGTTGTCCGTGCCTCGTGACGAGTTCAATGACAAATCCTTTTATACGCTTGTTGCTTTAGAAANTTATGGAAtgattaataacttttattcatTTAGGTTGTTAAATGTTAGTTTTTTTGTCCTTTCACAGGCTGTAGGACATTATCTCCATACGGTCGTTAAACTTGTCGAGAGAGCTGGATTCAAACTGAaggtaaattttaaatttgaacagaATACTATGTGAATTTGAAAAGAGATCTTAGGAATCATAGCTTtaggaaaattatataaaatacaatgGTCTTGAGCTGTAAGAATATTACGTTATATTTAATGAGGGAGAAGACGGCATGGCGGAttgtttttgagaaaaaaattatgtagcACAACCACAATAACCTGCTTGCGAACTTTCATTTGGACTTACTCTATCTCAGACAACAAATTCTTGATTAGTCTGTAGGATAAATCAGTGGTTCAActgataataattatatcatcaTCGGAGGAATTTTGGGCCTGGTTTCTAGTGTTAGCAAGACTATCTACATATAGCTTAAGGTTTTTGGCCAAAGTATTTTCCTGGTAATTTCTGGTTGTTGATTAACTTGTCCTGGCCCCGTATGTATGTAATGAAGTATTTTATGTTTCTGATGCTGGTTTTCTGTTTGGTAATATCATCCATAGTCGATGCTGTTAatgattatttctttttgttatggTTTAGAAATAGGGTGTACACCTTATTAGGACCTTCCAACAACAGTTTGTTTCGAAGCCACGAAAATGAATATTGCTGGTTTAAAAGATAGCTACAAGTTGAACATTAATGCTCTCACTCAAGATTATCAAACTTCAGACTTTACTTTGGTAAACtcgaattttaatttcataagattatatttcaaataaaaaatatactaaaatacataacataataattcaatattatatgatgttataaataaatttttatgtttgtactgtaatattgttattattgttagtTGATAATATcatatactattttaaatactttttatatttttctagtaTTATTATCCTTTTATAATTACATTAGGTGCTATATTATGCAATTTGCTTTACGTAAAAAGGACGTTGATGGACTTACACTGAGGCCAACAGTCCTCTAATTTGACCCTAATATGACCCATAGCTTGGGCCAGCCCTATCAATGAAGCAGAATAGAGAAAGGAAATGGGAGAGTACCAAGGCAGATTTTCAATACAATGATGAATGCACTCATTTGTATGATTGAAAGTGTGTTAGTGAATGTAGTTATTGGTACCCCGTTATGgttgaatttgatattaaaagaaACAGAGTTTGCATTATTCTTGAGCATTTGTTAAGAGTTTAAATGTAATTGAAGGGATGCAACATGGAAAGTCCCCACTCTGTGAACAGTCCAAGAAGAACTCTCAGTCTGTCAAAGCAGCGGAGGGCGACTGTGTCCTTTTTTGACCCTGATGACAAAACCTCTGGCTTCGGATTGTCTGGCGACCATGGCCCCAAGCCTTCTGAAGTTTATGGTTTTGTAGGTTCTATTACCACTGTTGTTGCTACAGgtcttcttcctttttattcTGCTCTCCAAAATTTTAACCCTTTTCTGTCTGTACTCTCTCATACGTTCTTTCTGTGCGCGATAATATATGTGATGATTGTAACTTTTAGTTTGCCACCAAGTTTTTCGTGATGCTCATATGGGATTTTGACTTTAATTGCATTGAATAGTTATTTTCTTCATATGGGCATATGTTCCAGAATCATGGCTACAATCTGTTGGCATCTCGTACTATCCTAGCAGGTTAGACATCTTTACTCCTGTTGTTATTTGAACCTATGGAAAGTGTCAGATGTAATTGTTTTGGTGCTCAAAACAATACTTTTTTGACGAGAAAACCTGAAGTGAGAAGTTCTGGAGTGTTAATTTTAAGGTTTGCAAATGTAAACTCGGTCACGGTGCATGAAACAATGTCAATTTAGCTGTTAAGTAGGGTTTTAGGAAGGGATGGAAGCTATTAAGCCCAACTTTTTCCTTTAGAGTCTTTAATAgtgaatatatatgaaaaaagaatttcaaatcacCTTTTTATGTAACCAATGTGAATTTTGCATCAGTTTCTCCTTTCGAGATAATGGAGTGGGGAACTTAGTTCGCAtatgtaggaaaaaaaaatattttgggataTTGGGATTTTCAGATTGTTTGTGCGGCAAAATGTTAGTAAAACAACTTCTGGCTTTTCAGATATTGGGCTTTAGCAGTACCAACATATGTGATGGTGACCATTGTTTTGATGCTTGGATTCTACATTGGTCTTAACTTCATTTCAACACCTTCGCCTTCTTCTTTAAACACAGTTTTTGGTGAGTTCGATGCCAAATTCTTCAGTGACACGTGTGCTTAATTTGGATTGTTACATGTTAGTAAACGACACAAGTTTGACTCCCAATTcatttggatttttcttttcttgaggcTGTGCTATCAGATAGAATCCAAAATCCAAAGCATTGCTTTTAAGTTTTCTGATAACTGATATGAACATCTCTTTGTTTAGATGAATTCAGTAGAGATCCTTCGAGTAATGAGTGTTCTCTAGAAGATGAAAAGCCCATCGATCCCATTTCAGATATTGGTCTTGACAGAATCAATGATGTTATGTTCAATAATGCAACCTAACAATCACACATATCTCCAATGCTGTTATGGTGGGAATTGCTGTCAAACAAGTGCTGCTAATTTGGGTTATTGTAGGAGAAGCTATAGCTACAGAGGTGAAATTTATTAAACTGGTGTTGTGAGAGAATGATTTCGTTCCATCTTACTGTAGAATTTCCTTTTAATGCTGATTTTTTTAGGCCTAGTTTTTAAAAGCTGTTATCTGCTTATTTTGGAGTTTTGAACCTTGCTACTTGATGAATTGGTGGTGAAGAGTTCTAGATAAGGAAACGGCCTCTTTGTTTATGTGGGCAATATTATGTATTTGACTCTTGTCTCAAAATCGTGGTTGTATTTGTGCACATGGCCCACTCACTGTGGAATTATAAGGCCACAACGTATCGGAGATAGGTACCTAACATGATATTGACACGACTACTTGAACACGCCCAATGCCCAAAATATGGGACACGGGGATATAATCGCTATGCATGTAATGTGACAAATTTCAACTGAGAATAAAGGTTTATATAGTTTAAACtatgaaaacaaatttatacaattttctgCAGTAACATTCTTCactatataattcaaaatacgATGACTTTCTTGTTAGCTAAAGCAAGTAGTTAAGTGACGTGGAAACAAGACTAAAATGATCATGCATTATTTATgctataaatttctttttatttattttttattatagtagTGTTTTGTGAAGAATAGGCGTCTGAGTTTCTTATCTCTTGTTAAGCTACGTCTAAGATTTGTCCAAAATGGTTTGTCTAAAATGTCGCAAAGTGTCGGATCCtaaaaaattttacaataacaTAAAGTTACAAGTTAACCATTTAGCCCAAAATGTGATTTCTATTGttgtgataaagaaaaaaaaatatagacatAAGATATTTacatcaaaaataaatttagtgctttttattttggattgttttctaaattttaaaaaagagaatttCTAATAGTACTTTGTTTTACAATGATAGATAAGAGTTAAGGACTCTCGCTTACCAGAGTTTAACTTATATTACTGTTTCGAagccaaaacaaataaaactaaaaaatgtgaataccacaattaaaaatattatttacaaagaAATGTTGGAaactatttaaagaaaaacaaatacaacattTGCAATACATATAAAGTAtacccttttttatttatttcaaagtttataTAAATGATAAGGTATGCTTACCAAAAATACGTTTtgagtatttttataaattaatgacgtattaaaaatattaatataaactttCGTTATCGATAAAGatgtttatatattaatctAAACTTTTAAGGTAACACAATTTTTTCGatatactttaattttcatattgaaaccaattatattttaacaatgaaTGATGTGTATAtgattttcttattcaaatacactattgtattttcattttgcttatcaattaattaaaaacatcacAATCTAAGTTACGGTTGGcgggtaaaaaaaaaaactatacatataaaat
Above is a genomic segment from Vigna radiata var. radiata cultivar VC1973A chromosome 10, Vradiata_ver6, whole genome shotgun sequence containing:
- the LOC106775514 gene encoding phosphatidylinositol N-acetylglucosaminyltransferase subunit P-like isoform X1; translated protein: MINNFYSFRLLNVSFFVLSQAVGHYLHTVVKLVERAGFKLKGCNMESPHSVNSPRRTLSLSKQRRATVSFFDPDDKTSGFGLSGDHGPKPSEVYGFVGSITTVVATVIFFIWAYVPESWLQSVGISYYPSRYWALAVPTYVMVTIVLMLGFYIGLNFISTPSPSSLNTVFDEFSRDPSSNECSLEDEKPIDPISDIGLDRINDVMFNNAT
- the LOC106775514 gene encoding phosphatidylinositol N-acetylglucosaminyltransferase subunit P-like isoform X2 — protein: MESPHSVNSPRRTLSLSKQRRATVSFFDPDDKTSGFGLSGDHGPKPSEVYGFVGSITTVVATVIFFIWAYVPESWLQSVGISYYPSRYWALAVPTYVMVTIVLMLGFYIGLNFISTPSPSSLNTVFDEFSRDPSSNECSLEDEKPIDPISDIGLDRINDVMFNNAT